The Hippoglossus hippoglossus isolate fHipHip1 chromosome 16, fHipHip1.pri, whole genome shotgun sequence genomic sequence GAGCAGTAGAGGGTTAAATTagtattttctgctttttcaaGTTTTCAAGAGCACCATCTTGAAGTGGAGGTCAGTCTGTTCCTCCGTCGATCAAAACCGATAGAAAATCCCCAAATGAAGGCTCGTAGCAGCCGccgctgctgtttgtttgtttgtttgtgtgtgtgtgtgtgtagaaggtGAAGAAGTATTCAGTTTGGATTCACTGTAGATGTCAGAATATTGGATAGTTTTGaatactgttgttttttgtgcGTGTCCGCCGATGAGAGATGACTACATGTAGGCGTTCAGGATTTGAGTGTGTACTGGTTTTGTGAAACACGAGCAAACAATCAAAACACATGAGTTCCCGTAAAGCACCAAatgcttttctgcttttttctgaACACATCCTATTTGGTAAAAAAAGGCACAGTAGTCCCAATAGTCCAAGTCAAGAGACTTCACTTCCTTCAGTTAATTATTTTTCGCATTTTCATCATGATAGCattaaaaaacccacaaacagcATCTTCCCAATCACCTCAAAAAATCGTAGGGCAAACTGTGAGTGTGCACAGGAGGTGATACTCAGCTgcccaataaataaatacaaacaataaataaaaacagtgtcGGATcaacacatgaataaattaaCTGTGGGACTCCAGAGTCATACATGTCCTTGAGTGGTCCTTATTATTTCTTCAAGCTGGTCTTTTTTTGTTAAGTCTCTCACGACCCTGATTATCGGCCAGTTTTGCAGAAACATTTTGACCCACAGCACAACATGAAAGTTCACGTGACCTCTGCCCACCATGACGTCGCTCCTTTCAACGCCTCGCCGCCGATCCACCAGCCAAGTGCCCAAACAGTTCTCTGATTACATTCGTGAGTTAATGACATCATTTTCCCCACTGTCTCCTTGATGACTCCTGAAGCACCACACGTACAGTTGAATGCTGCGTTCTGTACATTGTATTTCACATCACTAGCTATAAGATTTTCAAATGACATTTTTCTCTCCGCAACCCAGGCGCCTTGGTTTCTATCTACAAGTGAGTGTAAAGTCAATGTGTCTCCTACCATAAGACGCCGCATTACTCACTCATCGCTGGAGTTACCTCATCAAGCTGAACCCTGGAAGCTTTTCGCCCTGAACCCTGACGCCAGCTCCTTCTATTTTCTGTGCCTCAAGTCAGATACCTACTGAAACATCTCAGATTACAGTGTATTTCGTTTTTCATGCTGAGGAGGAACTGCTCATCAACAAATCTTCATAATCTCTCCTATTGGTCGTTACTCAAAAACCTGTAAATAACCTTTAAGTGATTGGTTCTCTTTCCGATCCCCCTCACTCACACCCACCATAGTGCAcatattaatgattttaatgaaTTGTGATTATCATCTAGGTTTgatttattgaaatatattaCGTCTTGTTGTTTACACTAACTGTTGAAGTTGCGGTCTTGATAAGGGGTTGTGCTTCATCTATCATTTACctacttttccttcctttctttaaTGTATCTTTAATGACAGGCCTTCAGCctcttcccttcttcctctcacaGCAGTTTTTTGCTTGATGCAGTTACAAAATCGAGGCTGCCGGCTCTTTGCGTGTCCAATGCATCAGGTCTTTACCGGGCTGGGGCACGCCCTGGGTAACGGAGATTGGCTTTGACCCTGACAGGCAGCGACTGTCGCATTCTCACTCTGTTGTCCGGCAACAGGCTGGCTTTGGCACGGGGTTGGCTCCTTCAGGTTTTTGGGACGCTTGGAAGGCTTAGATGAAGAGATGGCCTTGTTTTTCCTAGTGGGGCTGCCCCTCCTGCTCGGTGGGGGAGTGGCACTGATAGGCTGGTTTTCGCCGTTACTCCCCGCCGCTGCGCCCTCATGTGAGGGGTGGGCCTTTCGTGGGGACAGGATGGGGGCGACGTGAACCCACGTCAGACTCGGCTCAGAGCTTTGACCTGCTTTGTAGTTTGATAGCTTGCCTCGGTCCTCGCTGTCATTGTCCTTTCCCTTTGTGTTCGCAGTTAGCTGTCTGTCACCGGCCACATCTGGGGAAATTTGATTTGCATCAGATGCCaatgatggaggaggtggaggaggggcaGATGGTTTGTCCCTTTCATCATGATCTCGCTTCaccctcttctcttctgttctgACATGAGGGCACTTGAGAAGCAGCGGGGAAGGCGTGGGAGTGCATGTACCTGTCCAGCTGAGTCTGCGcttctggaaaaacaaacagtagagTAATTTGCATGAGAACCTGAAAACTtggtggtggcggtggcggtggcTTGTTTCGTGTGTTCTCACCTTGACGGGAATATGTAGCTGATCCCTGTGCTTATGCGGCGGCGTGGAGCTGGAAGTGTCTTGGAGGGAGAGGGCAGAGGATGTGGCCACGCTGGAGTTTGAGGAGACCGGCGGAGTAGAGATCTGAGGAAACCAAAGCTTTAGCATCATCTCCACCTGGAGCAGAGTGTTCAGGTACTTCTCActaaaaatagaagaaaagaggagacatAAACGTAAATTGAGGGAACGGATGGTGATGAAATTGTGCACTGCATGATAAAACATCTGGATGTTTAGAATCCTGTATATAGATCTTGGTAATACGTCCTCTAAACTGCAGTGTTGCTCTGCCATGGATGTGAATGCTGTAACTCTACCCACCCCGAGGACTGTTCAATAAAACAtggaccaggagaggaagctTGAAAGACATCACTATAACAATCCTCCCCTCTAGTTATAACTACAATTTAATAATCATTAAGATGCTGTGTCTAATTATTCACAGGCAAGACAAGGAGGAGTCACCGATTAAGCACTGAGGGTGGATGTGGGACAATGTGAATGATATCTCACCCGCTGTTTGGTCTCTGCAGAACCCCCACAATCCTCTGGATTCGATCCATAGCAACACTCCGCTGGAAAGTACTCAAACCTGTCAATCAAAGACATATTCCTCCAGTCAGACGTTTACACCTTTGAGTCACGGAAAATCTGTGCACATGTTGACACgcacagcctcacacacacacacacacacacacacacacgcacacacaccactttcTCTTGGGAGATCAGTAACCTCTCGTGAGCTGATGACTCAGCCACAAGACTCGTGTGTGAAGTCGCTTCACACACGCTGCACTTTGGACTACATCAATAAGCAGAAAACACCCTATTACATGGTGGAGACTGCTCAGACCTCTCGAACCAAGCACTCAGCATCTTGAGTTACCAGTCTGCACACATGCTTATCTGAAGGTGGTAACGTGTGGCGAGGATGCTTACCGCGCTCGAATCGACCCCTCTTCAGGCcactcagcagctccagcaggggCCTGACAAAACCCTGCAGCTCAGCAcactgacagagggagagaagacagaTCGCGACTGAGTTTGGGTTTGGACTTTCTATCTAAATCATTCTGCTGTGACTAGCTCTGTCATCTATCCTCTTTTCCCTGCACCCTGACCCATCCCTCACCTTCTGAGCAAACTGCAGGTCGCCGTGTGATTTCGCGGCCTGGCTTGAAGGGCCCGTCTCGTCCGCCTCTTTGCCACCACTCTCCAACCTGTAcgactcctcctcttcctctttatctgTGAAGCCATCGCACGTCCACTGGGACCCTGGGCTTTCCGACCCCCTATCGCCGTTGGCCGTAGCCCCTCCCGAGGAGGAGCCGTCTGTGAGGAAGACATCCGCGTCGTCCTCCACCTGATCCAACTCGCTGAACAGGAGGCTGTCGCTGGAGCTCAGGGAATCGAAGCAGGCCTGGGTGGAAGTGCTGCCCTGGGACTGCATTGCTGTTGTGGGGCAGGAGCAGAGGGACGGGGTTAATATGACAAGTCAAACCCATGCACAAAGAACAAAACTGATTGAATGTAAACTCAAAAGGACACAGGTcacatggagacagaagagaagtgGAAATCATCCAAAAGAACTGATTTCCTGGTGCTTTACTTCCTTTAATAATACCCCCAATTACTCAAAATGGTGGGTATACCAGTGCCCTAGTTTAACATGGTGCAGAGTGGGACTGGGGCTAGGCAGTAGGCACACAATGGTAGTGCATGTCTGGCTCCCATTGAGGAGATTGTAGAGGAGAGTAAAGTGTGAGGGGGATGGGAGATTGTAGAGTAGTGAAATCAGAAAaggccgtctctctctctccctctctctctgcctccagtgctctctctctctccctctagcCCCTCCTCTCCGTCTCAGGCTTGCTCTCCCCCCCTtggtttcacacacaaacctctctctctttcctctccggCTGTGTTTCTGTATGCCTCTCCGCTCTCCCTTCAGCTCATCCTGTTtgttatgcacacacacacacacacacacgagcctggtgctcctcttcctttcctcttccaCAGACCAGccctcctccctttcctcttATTCACATTTTACGATCTCCATCTCTGGCCATGtgccttctctcctctcttttccctttctttctctccctctgtgtaaTCTGCTGCTGGGGCCGGATTCCACCGACACAAGAGTGGGGGGAATTAAGAGGGGGGTGTGTCCACATAGATAGAATAAAGAGCAAGAACCACTTCAGAGTTCACATGTAGGAAGATATCACCAAACTTGTTTATGCTTTTACACCTGACAGAATATGTTGCCATTCATATTCTATATGTATCTGATGGATGACTTCCCTGTTTCCTTTTACAACCAAAGTTCACTATGTTTTCATGCAttaaaagtggaaaaagattCCAATTAAAtgaatctctttttttctgattttgtCCACAGCCCCTGGGAACTGGGATGAGGATGGGGCACTGGGTGGGGTGGCGCATGTCTGCACAGGTATGGGCATGGACCACGAGGCTGCGTCTCAGGTGCTGGCTGCCTGTCTGCGCACCAACACAGCCGCTGCACAATATCATACAACATGTTCTGTAGGGTTGAGAAGGATCGGATTAGCGGGGGGCGTCAGGAATCGAACCGGTGACACCAAACAACACAGCAAATATCAGAGCGAAGATGGAATAAGATTTATCATTGTTTTGTTGCGGAAATGTCAAAAGTCCTAGCAATCCCATGTTATTATGAGGTAGGgagtaataataatgaatgataataatagtTGGCATAAAGCTGCATGAGGAAATATAGCTGTGTTGATGAAATGCAATCAGTCTCGGGATCTATCTGGGCAGGAAATTCCTTCAGGCTGCGCTGTGAACTTCTGGAAACGCTGCagacccacacaaacacacacacacactctcacacacacacactcaatcacacatttatttactcACCCTCAGTAATATGCTATTAAACACCAGCAGCTGCCACTAAACAAAGCGTCTGTGTCCGTCCTCTGGTCCGTCAGTGCTCAGTCCGAAGCCGGGTCATCGTCGGGTCTCCCAGCATCCGCTCTCCGCCCGGCGGCTCCTCTGTGTGACTCCGCTCGCTCCTTCTCTCGCCGCTTTACGAACGACAACATGTGCGCAGATCCACGTGCCCACGTTTTGCGCGCATCCCATTGGCTCCCGACCTGTCAGCGGCGCACACCACTGGCCGACGCTTCCAGCCAGTGATCGCATTACTCGCCGCTGATTGGACGCTGGCCCGGGCACTCACGGTGCCTGCCCACTCATGTTTCGCCCGTGTGCACGGAGCGCGGAGCCGGGGCTGCGCGCTCTTACTACCGCGGTCCGGTGTAAACACATGCGCGCGATCCGCACGAGAGATGCGCGATTTATTCCCTTCTCTATGCGTCCCGATGTGAAGAGGACCCCGCCCACCACACTCATAATAAACTACTACACGTCGTGAACGCGCCCGCATAAACAATAAACCTTACGCAACCATTCTGCGATTACACTGATCGGGTTTAAATGAACTGATGTGATGAGAAGCAAGGAGACAAACATCAATGAGGATGATGCTCTAATGTGAGGAGGATAAACTGCTTGTGTGCTCTTTCCGTGGTTCCCTGCTCATTTATTCAGCTCATTTCTTCAAGTAAAATGTGTGATCAACAGATGATCCAATAGCTTCATGACGTGATAGACGATTCCTAATAACCAtgacaggagcaggagcagaaatATCACATTTGAATGGCTGAGGTTATATAGGAATACAGGAAAACGACAACTTGTTATTCTAACATCATTCTTTGAACCTGCCTGTAATGGCCAGCATACATTGGGTCTTATAACTGTTCGtctaaatgtattattgtaaaGTTTTGGCAGTTTTGTATCAGGAGGTTTGcactattttgtattttcccCAGTTGTCTTGTGAGTGACTAAACCCATGAGTCACAAAAAACAGTTTATCAGGCTTTGCCACTCAAATATTTTGTCTCACAAACATCCCTTACGTTGATGAAAAATGTGTTCACGCTGTATACATTGcaaaaccagaaaacaaaaggatttcatttttttaatagaatTTAGATTTCATTGCGCCTCTATTGATAAATTAAAGTCAGTAATACATCAAAACAGCTAGAGATATGACAGTAATGCAGCAAGTTACTTTCCAGATCGACGATTTATGGCTGTGGAGCAACAACCCCCTCCCTGAGCTTTACCTTACTACAGAGTGTACTCAATGACCCTGGCTTGAAACGTATAGATAAGTTCATCAGCCTAAagaccacacacaaacacacacaaacatacacacacagatcaccAGATGTATTGGTATTTTCTCTCCCCATAAGACTTTAACTGCTGGTCAGTTATAATGCTGGCTTTACTGGTATTTTTAGATGGGAAATACCAGGTTGAAGCGTGAGGAGTGAGTGGGGGGATGCCTCCTCTAAGCGCCTTGCATGTTGCAGTCACCGAGGAAGGGGCTGCCTCCCATCCCCCACTATACATACAACATGCATACAGACCCAATGACCCTCTCCTCAACACaggcacgtacacacacacccacgcacacacgcacacacgcacacacacacacacacacacacagctatccATAGGACTTTGTATTGACTTctattcattgtggacagcccAACCCAACCCTTTTCCTCACATTGACAGTTCATGCCCAACTCTAATCTTAAACCGAATCAAAAATCAACATTTACCACTGACCTTAACCAGGATCTCAGAAATGACATTTGGCCTCAGagggaccaggctttggtccccatgaggtctactggacccgacaaggtcagtgtttatgctatTCCAAGTCCTAAAGAGGCAACATAAAGGAGTGGAAACAACCATACCTGTCTTTTAGCATTGTAAACATGCACAATCCCTTGGTAACCTTGACACCAGGTGAGCAAACCATCCCATAGTGTTCGAACAATACAAAGGTTAACCTTAAACCAAGGTTCTTGTTTGTGTATACCAGCACTaggtcaaaagaaaaaaagctttccAGCCCTACTAGCATTCCAATGAACCACGTGAACCCAGTAAACCTCCTCTGAGTTCATAAGGGCTTGAGACCACCCCCATCATTTCCATCTCCCATCCCCCTGGGTCCCTTCCCCCCACCTGGtttctgtggtgtgtttttctacattcTCTTCTCGTCACCATCCCTTGTGTTGACATGCTTGAGAATCCAATAGCAGTAACCATGTTAAGCTTAAGCCTATGGGTATGGTGCGTTTGACATTGAAGTGGGTCAAAGTGTCATGTGTCAAATTAGTCCCCCATATGACCAAATACACCCTTCCACAATTGGGTCACTCAAGGCAAACATTGAGTCACGCAAAGAGAATCACTTATGTTGCTTGTGAAGTTACAACACAGTGTAGAAGATTTGTTGATCTCCTGCTGGAGCTTGTGTCCTCAGATGACAAGAGCAGCGGATGATGGTTGTGTCGAGAGCTCGGTGGCAGCACTTTAAGTCATGTTGAATATCATATTCATAATCAACCTGTAATGATGATACATTACTCTGTGCTCATTGTGAAGGCATGCAGGACTTCGGTTAGTGAAAGCACGCAGGAGTTTCTTTAAGGCCAAATGCACAGAGCAGGTGTGGTGAGAGTCACTGAAACAGAAATGTGATCTGCCTGAGGGAAAACAGAGGCCTAAAGAGAGACTAAACtgtctcccctccctctttGCAGAGGCCGAGGCACGTTGGATCACGTTTCACCTGGAAACCAGGAGAGTTGGGAAACAATCGCACACTGCTGCTGTCCTTGTTGCACTGGACCTGTCTACCTTCCTgactgcctgtctgtctttctgcctGCTTCCCCCTCCCTCTTAAACTGTTATCTTTCAGTTAGACAAATGCGACCAAGATGAAATCATGTGTGGTTGCAAACGTTTCAGCTTCAGGAcatgacagacaggaagaaTACACCTTAAACATCATAATGAATTAGTATGGTTGTTATAGAGCATGATTATCATAGTTTGAAGCAGCCGAGCGCAAAGTGATGACATAGCTCTGCACCTTTTATGATCCATTATCTCTCTTTCGGTCATGCAAACGGATTCTGTTTTGGTATTGGTGAACAGCACTTTCACAACAGTCCCCTCTCAGATCCtattaaagagatagttcacccaaaaattttaattcactttgtatctactcaccactatgtcgatggatgggtggctgaagtgtttgagtccacaaaacactttaggagtttcaggggtagacagcgttgcagccaattCTAATAGAATTGAAATAACTTGGCAACCACTTGGCAACTAACATAAAACGCCCCCATACCACTCCTGTGTTGTTAATAGGCCCCCACATTAAAATTTGACTGGAAACGGTTTCATTTACGTCATGTTTTTAACCCCAATGTCAGCTGTTATTCTCCTCCTAGTTGTAGGAGCAGTAACTGCAGTTAGATTTGGCTGCGACACTGTTTTTTGGACtctaacacttcacccacccctccatcggcatagtggtgagtagataatgagtgagttttcatttttgggtgaactatccgTTTAAAGGATGTGAGCTGTGCCTCTGCAGCTGTGGGATAATATATGTTTATACCAGTTTACAATAAATGGCCATGACCGAgttgtaaacacaaacatgaccaTGTGATCAGACTGCACCTCCCTGCCTGCACCAGAGGTCTGCTCACATTTCAGAGGGATCTTCTCATGTTGGAGAGACGCTCCGCTCTGAGATTTGTGAATGAAGCCGACCGGCGCGCCCCCCGAGAAGGCCCAGCCAATAGCGTGGGGAGAATGCTCTAAACGGCGCCCCTCTCAGAACGCTGAAGGACCAATTGGGAGCCGGAGGTGGCGGCTGCTGTTGCATAATTTGGCTGAATGGCTTCACGTTTGCGCGGAGCCGGAACACAGTGTGAGAAGATggagcagcagagtcacagGAGAACgaacacacagaaatgtgagCTCACGATAGAACCATTCACCGCCACTGAAACTAATAATCATCTACAACATGACAGACCTGCTGTGAGAGGAGAGTGTAGTGTGTTCCTTAGCCATGGAGGATAAAGGTCACAATAATGTTACTGATAAACAATGTCCAGATAAACTGGTGAGCTCACATGTTGAAGATTGAAATAATCCTAAACCGTCAGATTACAGCTGGAAAATTATAATCTAGGGAATAGGAACACATACAAAATCAATGTAATATGATTAATacaatgaataatgaataataatattattggtgtctgtctgtctatctatctatctatctatctatctatctatctatctatctatctatccctccctccccctctctctttatctatctatctatctatttatctatctatctatccctccctctctctccatgcatccatctctctctctctctatccatccatttattcatctctctctctctctctctctctctctctctctctctctatccctccatccatctctgtctccatccaatactctctctctctatctatccacccattcattaatttagttgtctctctctctctatccatccatccctcccccctccctcccccctctctctccatctctccatctatctatctatctatctatctatctatctatctatcaatcaatcaatcaatcaatcaatcaatctatctatctatctatctatgggGGGGCTGTGCAGTATATGATGCAGTATATGATGTAACCTTTGCAGTTTTATTGTCATGTTGTAAATTTATCCATGTCTCCACATTGTTATGTAAGTACATCAAAGAACTGTGATTGTCTTTGATTAAAGGCAACTCcaccctgaaaacacaacatagcTGGTGGTAATGCACGTTGATGTTGGGggccacccgccaataaaccgaacaaagaagaagatacaagttgtgtttttaaaagttaaatgtttaatCTACTTAGCTCATGTGAGCAGCAGGgctttaaatatcatttttttccattttgatgGACTCACGTGACATtatactattttatttttaggtgCTGGTTGTGACTCATAATTTCTTATCAAATAACCATTATTCTGTTACTTACCGTCTATGGTGCTGTTCCTGGATCGCACATATAATCTGTTAGGGGGATTAAAGATACAATTATCCCAATAAGGAAGCAGACCATCATGTCACGTGGAGAGGGCTCCCCCTTGTGTTCATAACAGAACAAGTCCATAAAGTTTGTGAACACTGTGTCCTGATTGTGTAACCTTTTCTAAATAGAGACACAGGTTACTGTGATCTAAAATAGTAAGATATAATTAACTACTTTTCTCTCCGGTGAATGATGCAGGGTTGTGTAATCttgacacacacagttaaatgtGAACACTCTGAGAAGGCTGTGCTGCATTTCACTGTGGCCCTTGGTTCATTGCTGGTTACAAAGAGAgttaatgatgataataacaacGGGCCTTTCTCTATCATTTAAGTATTCAAGTGCTGTAGTAAGACatgacagtgagtgtgtttacaTACATACACTAAGATCCTGGTTTTGATCTTAAGGTACATGAGACACCTGGTTATTTATATCCCTGTATCCATCAATCATTCTGACATCATCCAGGTTTCTGATCGGCTGTGTGCTCTCATGTTTTTGATTCCTCAACATCACAGCCTCTGTGTTCAGGACcaagaaatctttttttttaggAACCTGAATTTGGTGTTTGCATGCCAAAGTATCCTGGTTTCCACTGGAGGCCTCTAGGCAGCAGATCCAGTTTTCTAACACAATGACACTGGTAAACACAGTGTGAAAATGAGTCAGTCTGTGCAACACAAGGAAACTGAAACCACAGCTTTTATTAACTAGTTATTATCCaaatctgtgcttttctttttcattatgaCCTCTGTGAAAGAAAGATCTCAACTCCCCAAATGAAAAATTAACATCTGAATAAAATCACACTACTGCATATATAATACATAACACGATTATTGTGAATTTAATCCTGACCAAactaacacacatcacacacactacatctacacacacatagCACTGCAGCAATGAGTCCATTACTAAATTAACTGATGAGCAGAATTTTTTATCAGTAATATTTTGATAACCcatttattgtttcattatattctttagtttcagcttcttaaatTTGACCTAGTTTGatcaaaaaaattatattataggCAAAACAATTAATTctattaataaagaaaataaatggaagctttatttatataaaaaataactgtCAGCCCAACGTATGGTGTCATTCTAATACTGCACACTTTTTTGTAGTGCCACGTATAGAATTCATATATAAATGCTTTGCACAtgaaataaagtacatttactcctAAACcgtcaaatacaaaacacatagTACAACTATTATCTTTCAAATGCTTTCTATGGgatctgaaaataaagataaaatatgtaatCGGAGAGACTAACCTACATATTACACATATTTCCTCGTCCTGTGCTTCACATCCTGTGGTCAGGCCTCATTGGAGATTTCTAAGGTgaatcaggaaaaaaaatctcatctGCGGGCCTCTTTAAATATTCACGTTTATAGTCATATGTGTGGAAACAATAGACATCTAATGCAGTAAGATTATTTTGTCAAGGCATTctcaattttaaaaaaaaaccagaaaaaatttaaatatacaaaacactatattaaaaaaagattgtcCCTCATACATACACAGAAAGCATTTATATGACAGATGGTTTTGGCTGCAACAGAATCACATTATGTCACTCACTGCtcacacatgagagacatggaATATTGACAAGGGGCTGTAAGTAAATAGTGTATATACTGTACCAACCAGTGTGGAACATCCTCAtgctctcttctttttctcatgCCCAAAAATTAGATAAAGTTTATGGTCGC encodes the following:
- the LOC117777268 gene encoding serine/arginine repetitive matrix protein 1-like, which produces MQSQGSTSTQACFDSLSSSDSLLFSELDQVEDDADVFLTDGSSSGGATANGDRGSESPGSQWTCDGFTDKEEEEESYRLESGGKEADETGPSSQAAKSHGDLQFAQKCAELQGFVRPLLELLSGLKRGRFERGLSTFQRSVAMDRIQRIVGVLQRPNSGEKYLNTLLQVEMMLKLWFPQISTPPVSSNSSVATSSALSLQDTSSSTPPHKHRDQLHIPVKKRRLSWTGTCTPTPSPLLLKCPHVRTEEKRVKRDHDERDKPSAPPPPPPSLASDANQISPDVAGDRQLTANTKGKDNDSEDRGKLSNYKAGQSSEPSLTWVHVAPILSPRKAHPSHEGAAAGSNGENQPISATPPPSRRGSPTRKNKAISSSKPSKRPKNLKEPTPCQSQPVAGQQSENATVAACQGQSQSPLPRACPSPVKT